One Dictyostelium discoideum AX4 chromosome 3 chromosome, whole genome shotgun sequence genomic region harbors:
- a CDS encoding mannose-6-phosphate receptor domain-containing protein, with product MKILATLFTILLLVNFCFSTPIRLLDGNNCSFNATDGKIYDLSSIGYLEYNYPSTSVVPNRIIALNLCSALTGTQPCGTNPKPTYICQKDSATSQTGMGLTATTPTQLQPSANDTFVSLQYTGVLCGMNNIKTIVNIECGGSDKIFSVTQGTLKPNACSVQNTIIIQSNMFCSSSPKSGLSGGDVFLIIFFCGFGAYFIFGIAIQCYRGKRGAEAVPNIEFWKSFGGLIKDGVGFIKSKIFRTAATSGYQAI from the exons ATGAAAATACTTGCAAccttatttacaattttattattggtcaatttttgtttttcaacaCCAATTCGTTTACTTGATGGTAATAATTGTTCATTTAATGCAACCGATGGTAAAATTTATGATTTAAGTTCAATTGG ttaTCTCGAATATAATTATCCATCAACTTCTGTTGTCCCAAACAGAATTATTGCTTTAAATC tttgttCTGCATTAACTGGAACTCAACCATGTGGAACTAATCCAAAACCAACCTATATTTGCCAAAAAGATAGTGCCACAAGTCAAACTGGTATGGGTCTTACAGCAACAACTCCAACTCAATTACAACCATCTGCAAATGATACCTTTGTTTCTTTACAATATACTGGTGTACTTTGTGGTATGAATAACATAAAAACCATTGTCAACATTGAATGTGGAGGTAGCGATAAAATTTTTTCTGTTACCCAAGGCACTTTAAAACCTAATGCTTGTAGTGTTCAAAATACT attatCATTCAATCTAATATGTTTTGTTCATCTTCACCAAAATCTGGTCTTTCAGGTGGTGATGTTTTCTTAATTAT aTTTTTTTGTGGTTTTGGTGCATACTTTATTTTTGGTATTGCAATTCAATGTTATAGAGGAAAGAGAGGAGCTGAAGCTGTACCAAATATCGAATTCTGGAAAAGTTTTGGTGGATTAATTAAAGATGGTGTTGGTTTCATTAAATCCAAGATTTTCCGTACAGCTGCCACTTCTGGTTATCAAGCAATCtaa
- the rpl31 gene encoding S60 ribosomal protein L31, whose translation MSSSEAVTREYTINLHKRLYGTTFKDRAPKAVKQVKLFAQKIMGTKDVRIDNKLNKFLWSQGIKNVPHRVRVTLSRKRNEDENATEKLYTVASLVIVKSFKGLQTKKVADN comes from the exons ATGTCATCATCTGAAGCCGTCACCAGAGAATACACCATCAATCTCCACAAGAGACTCTACGGAAC TACCTTCAAGGATAGAGCCCCAAAAGCTGTCAAACAAGTCAAGCTCTTTGCTCAAAAGATCATGGGTACCAAAGATGTCCGTATTGATaacaaattaaacaaattctTATGGAGCCAAGGTATCAAGAACGTTCCACACAGAGTCCGTGTCACCCTCTCAAGAAAGAGAAACGAAGATGAAAACGCAACTGAAAAATTATACACTGTTGCTTCATTAGTCATCGTCAAGAGCTTCAAAGGTCTCCAAACCAAAAAAGTTGCTGACAACTAa
- the utp20 gene encoding DRIM domain-containing protein translates to MPINKNNENSGDNDNMISNNKKKKLLFEAESVQDEYYDVDTNRDDKSRSKVNSFRYQSFSEKISKVDINIFNKVGDVLIELEHENDSYFHQSIMTWRELNLTQHYNNFFIHIRKYHNSLPEIIIHKDKIIDILLQHISIKNSTALKPLLSILASLSRDLRSEFYGSFFKVLKVLITVLKNSFQSESIEEIYTSICFIFKFLEKQILPNFTQLFEIYSELFLQKRKYIRKFAAESIAFFLRKISFEEFELTLNYLFGQLSINNQSEEFIDAFSILLFHSVKGVKGKFHSRTEHILPLMLRQLDSKNIKNCQYECKFRVIVRLFQLIKNHAVNEGDNLKPIWITLKKESNEIFNLIKIFQQQQQQQNNISSGNNKELLNLSSQLEAYFNIIKDWMNGSKMIDVNDIFIILSNFFENGLILKTIIENEFNSSNLLIVLAKAYPISIKYSGSGNSGKKELMLKYLDNLFSLQNIKNSHLLIFQFCTSLKKSNLQDTIITNRLVKYLDKNSSTLDINEMLAFIIRVFTLDENDEPLPISLYPSYEIPNLLKKLESLLINFNKNFNVISSNSSDDNDSNHGCNFNFGSIWSIVSSLVCIYSKSIIEILPILENTTILIESLINNSNSTISKDSQEYQNLIYLLSQSLSSYIILLSKHSKTTNKLAQLSKRIFNLLSNFSNNINILKLSSIYFEKLKDFEQITPPIPITTTVEKKSLTKKSTTTTTTTTKSITPVEPIKFEIFKNHLELLKLNLTNKSNSIRRETISTLKYLHLCTVNNNNNNNNNNNNNNNNNNNNNNNNNNNNNNNKNDTTSSTISTQEENDEIQRLFDYCFEIETAQYHLRDARSVVSKVDAIGSIYSNGKIPYFNDLLYHYMMGGFYIRFTPIWSAIQKNIILFCKKDINKFYPILYKTLQNSEQTLLNLNKDKMIIDNEKENEHDEEDVELIEDEDEDENNEVEEEKEKVEKEIEEEEEEEEEEEIKLIENISFEKLIIKDKLNLNYLFNEILDRLYMENSEMIEKSARNILLLSTDPINYNSTLWKTMSMLGSLVEAQSKDLIQMFLEFVYFDFNRFTKVFKNSSSGDSFDFGESIIKVAQTRDQSIIKPYSKTQAEQLFLYYLEFFSQFKRPTKMYQQDLMKQLFYRCLDIDEPKIQFQTLQCYLLWANPSIQPYKKNLERLIHDKTMREEMTTFIISKGSPNTSITDDHRVEIVEVVVKILISKLNRKVTRSSIDAQRITIFSYFSGLSSDELKPIIKRLLQPFSLLLNSLNENVNSGGVTSSNKKIKKSTSLVKEDFSLLPQLDSQVYFLNILQSAVKQLGSLLVPFMDDIIKILLTISKNTLTTTIVNSNDKRPKIISSIRSLAFRRFSEILQQYHSWDFKDYISELFKIISTILPSLNAYGLPVGLRRCLFVVSSNSNLVGYLNQDIKLLPTILSFITYKPHQDSFLSIIENLLLNVDPNEAEPTIIEIYMKVLLPHIDTIINAVKSILLRGNNNKKQKQEQKQQQEQQDISKSGSNFTQPKLNSLNPSKLSKRHLAILSEVSKFAKSAEQASELLELLIPFLRYNKLGDDDDLVLSILVIFKNMLSIIENPDHHIPTLSTLFGVFKTRLTRTTLAEIFLVLGEKVSYMSLISPYLEKLNAYTKKSVHLETYDYDKRLEAYQYINDNLLEKLGHRELLPLFINYVYFINDKDYSIKNSAISGISRLIKSISKKLNENGEVIKSNDQQNTIEIINHFKTIFIQSMRSSFNDKDVRDEFLILFNQLLIDWKGHNQFYPDLKQLLFIGDDEKNFFLNYCHIQKHRKRLSFLQLKNICSINNQDDDGNNNNQDNCKFSNETINHIILPLSIQAILETSIKDHGSAVLGEVVKSLGVLAKSLDWKCYYQVLKKLIKTMDEHPNRFKFFVKSVCEVIDEFHFFINETDVRNELLTGSEIKDDKINNKDENNKEQAEEEEDDEDDDDNEEDEEMGEEEKELREIENDQNNLVTEYNEFDQEENGVLKVSKTKAQSILKIRKKKVIGSTIVKTKNISEEIFQAITTVLTPQLKKHLVEVKVVTSSKMDTGSAAQAEKQKNEGLVNLSIALAILKLYKLLPEKTSSQLYPNIIGKLCIGLKSKEYSVRDTTRSTLLQVMETLGYRFFPYILKDLRNILKNGYQKHILAYTLHALLNTLSKSIEVGVLDSQISLLMDIIIEDLFGEPSVQREIKQVQDTYPEAKTQRSFDSLRIIATIIHFSNTNFMIKPIEEIISVSNSPKLLPNLQEMIKKIGKGLRGNKSLDFKNLSILTYQFITKGLREKEINQFSNRKTITLDTSIGVAHKPTYEETFSIQADPSKKKNSRIHQQETHSFIFAELGFSLLIHAIKSQKSTQLEQYRSMIDPFITYISKCLEHKQPRVVYLSLKCLLKVFNMDLPSVKANSKQLTIQVLKRLQMDSGNEKISNSSYEMATCFLRDEKQEHVNEEQLKAILSLTRQHLTSGEQNLNRSLTMLHVLVNRKVLLPEIYDLMDFCCALMIRSHQPSIATIISNIFIDFLLFYPMGETRLKQQITFLIKNLSYEYDHGRQIVLKTLTQIVERFPQEVLNQYALIIYVPLVVRLTSDPSPSCRENVAQLIKQLIKGVSVQIASKIYDMTMCWFENGSKNLTMARTSAQIIGIQSECSLANFESKLPTIVSKSLPYIEQCLTSLREKEQSFNIIDEISDDAQNSTQLLPGWQLSYSIFTSFEKILTNYPNFSTSTHLSQFWKLSIEFLNYPHIWVRTSLTRLFNIFFTQHSILNLVPIIDQLSTNNNNNNNNNNNKKSNSISPIYNIIFNSNSIFEITKKHCSILNSKLLTDELGLTIIKNLIYLSMLFYKCKNIKPLSNSNDDITPNIFIENIDNNNNDDEMNVDNHEEEEEKEQEEQQVENDDDDDEENDNEQPMEEEEEEKEQQVEEDDEDQIQETTNGKVEQESSMLLWLFKRLSYMSTKAGYLRRKYIFRWIAAVSTQLTVQELIPYLSILLIPLIKCTDEKIRVTPQEKKLAQEVLDILKKKIGPSKFMSVYQSIVKATNEMREKRRADRKIEAIANPKEFLQKKQEKRQLTKEKKRKYKRESLKELLDDRKRIRVSQHLIHGEDD, encoded by the exons atgccaattaataaaaataatgaaaatagtgGTGATAATGACAATatgatttcaaataataaaaaaaagaaattattatttgaagcaGAGAGTGTACAAGATGAATATTATGACGTAGATACAAATAGAGATGATAAATCAAGATCAAAAGTCAATTCATTTAGA tatCAAAGTTTTTCAGAAAAAATCTCAAAAGTTgatatcaatattttcaataaagtTGGTGATGTATTGATTGAATTGGAACACGAAAATGATTCATACTTTCATCAATCAATTATGACATGGAGAGAATTAAATCTTACTCAACATTATAACAATTTTTTCATTCACATTCGTAAATATCATAATAGTCTTCCAGAAATTATCATtcataaagataaaattatcgatattttattacaacatatttcaattaaaaattcaacagctttaaaaccattattaag taTTTTAGCATCATTATCACGTGATTTAAGATCAGAATTTTATggatcattttttaaagttttaaaagttttaattacagttttaaaaaattcattccaatctgaatcaattgaagaaatttatacatcaatttgttttattttcaaatttttagaaaagcaaattttaccaaatttCACCCAATTATTTGA aatttattcagaattatttttacaaaaaagaaaatatattaGAAAGTTTGCAGCAGAAAGTATTGCATTCTTTTTAAGAAAGATTTcatttgaagaatttgaattaacattgaattatttatttggacaattatcaattaataatcaaagtGAAGAGTTTATTGAtgcattttcaatattattatttcattcaGTTAAAGGTGTTAAAGGTAAATTTCATTCACGTACTGAACATATTTTACCATTAATGTTAAGACAATTggattcaaaaaatattaaaaactgTCAATATGAATGTAAATTCCGTGTAATCGTAAGATTAttccaattaattaaaaatcatgCTGTTAATGAaggtgataatttaaaaccaatttggataacattaaaaaaagaatcaaatgaaatttttaatttaattaaaatttttcaacaacaacaacaacaacaaaataatatcaGCAGCGgcaataataaagaattattaaatttatcaagtCAACTTGAAgcatattttaatattattaaagattGGATGAATGGTAGTAAAATGATTGATGTTAatgatattttcattattttatcaaatttctttgaaaatgggttaattttaaaaacaataattgaaaatgaatttaattcatcaaatttattaatagttttagcAAAAGCATatccaatttcaattaaatatagtggtagtggtaatagtggtaaaaaagaattaatgttaaaatatttagataatttattttcattacaaaatataaagaattcacatttattaatatttcaattttgtACAAgtttaaagaaatcaaatttacAAGATACAATCATTACAAATAGATTAGTTAAATATTTAGATAAGAATTCATCAACATTGGATATTAATGAAATGTTAGCATTTATAATTCGTGTTTTCACATtggatgaaaatgatgaacctttaccaatttcattatATCCATCATATGAAATTCCAAatcttttaaagaaattagaatcattattaattaatttcaataagaATTTCAATGTtattagtagtaatagtagtgatgataatgatagcAACCATggttgtaattttaattttggttcaATTTGGTCAATTGTTTCAAGTTTAGTTTGtatttattcaaaatcaattattgaaattttaccaattttagaaaatacaacaattttaattgaatcattaataaataatagtaatagtacaatttcaaaagattcacaagaatatcaaaatttaatttatttattatcacaatcattatcaagttatatcattttattatcaaaacatTCAAAAACTACAAATAAATTAGCACAATTATCAAagagaatttttaatttactatcaaacttttcaaataatataaatattttaaaattatcttcaatttattttgaaaaattaaaagattttgaaCAAATAAcaccaccaataccaataacaacaacagtagaaaagaaatcattaacaaagaaatcaacaacaacaacaacaacaacaacaaaatcaattacaccagttgaaccaattaaatttgaaatatttaaaaatcatttagaattattaaaattaaatttaacaaataaatcaaattctaTTAGAAGAGAAACTATATCaacattaaaatatttacatttatgtacagttaataataataataataataataataataataataataataataataataataataataataataataataataataataataataataataataagaatgatactacatcatcaacaatatcaacacaagaagaaaatgatgaaattcaaagattgtttgattattgttttgaaattgaaacaGCTCAATATCATTTAAGAGATGCAAGAAGTGTTGTTTCAAAGGTTGATGCAATTGGTTCAATCTATTCAAATGGAAAGATACcatattttaatgatttactTTATCATTATATGATGGGTGGTTTTTATATTCGTTTTACTCCAATTTGGTCTGCAATTCAAaagaatataatattattttgtaaaaaagatataaacaaattttatcCAATCCTTTATAAAACTTTACAAAATTCTGAAcaaactttattaaatttaaataaagataaaatgataattgataatgaaaaagaaaatgaacatgatgaagaagatgttgaattaattgaagatgaagatgaagatgaaaataatgaagtagaagaagaaaaagaaaaagttgaaaaagaaattgaagaagaggaggaagaagaagaagaagaagaaataaaattaattgaaaatatatcatttgaaaaattaattattaaagataaattaaatttaaattatttatttaatgaaattttagatAGATTATATATGGAGAATTCAGAAATGATTGAAAAATCAGCTAggaatatattattattatcaactgatccaattaattataattcaaCATTATGGAAAACAATGTCAATGTTGGGTTCATTAGTTGAGGCTCAATCAAAggatttaattcaaatgtttTTAGAATTTGTTTATTTCGATTTCAATAGATTTACAAAAGTTTTCAAAAATTCATCAAGTGGTGATTCATTCGATTTCGGTGAATCAATTATAAAAGTTGCACAAACAAGAGACCAATCAATTATAAAACCTTATTCAAAAACTCAAGCTGAACAACTCTTTCTTTACTATTTAGAATTCTTTTCACAATTTAAACGTCCAACTAAAATGTATCAACAAGATTTAATGAAACAATTATTCTATCGTTGTTTGGATATTGATGAACCAAAAATTCAATTCCAAACATTACAATGTTATTTACTTTGGGCAAATCCTTCAATTCAACcttataaaaagaatttagaaCGTTTAATTCATGATAAAACAATGAGAGAAGAAATGACTACTTTTATCATCTCAAAAGGTTCACCAAATACTTCAATCACTGATGATCATAGAGTTGAAATCGTTGAAGTCGTCGTTAAAAtcttaatttcaaaattaaatcgTAAAGTTACTCGTTCATCAATCGATGCTCAAAGAATTACAATTTTCTCTTATTTCTCTGGTTTATCATCTGATGaattaaaaccaattattaaaagactTTTACAACCATTTAgcttattattaaattcattaaatgaaaatgttaatagtggtggtgttACCAGCAGTAATAAGAAGATTAAGAAATCAACTAGTTTGGTTAAAGAAGActtttcattattaccacAATTGGATAGTCAAgtttactttttaaatattttacaatCAGCTGTTAAACAATTGGGTTCATTATTAGTACCATTTATGGATGATATTATAAAGATATTGTTAACAATTTCGAAGAATACTTTAACGACAACCATTGTcaattcaaatgataaacGTCCAAAGATTATATCATCAATTCGTTCTTTGGCATTTAGAAGATTCTCTGAAATTTTACAACAATACCATTCTTGGGATTTCAAAGATTATATAtcagaattatttaaaattatctcAACTATACTTCCATCATTAAATGCTTATGGTTTACCAGTTGGTTTAAGAAGATGTTTATTCGTAGtttcttcaaattcaaatttagtaGGTTACTTAAATCAAGATATTAAATTGTTACCAACAATCTTGTCATTTATAACCTATAAACCACATCAAGATTCTTTCTTATCAATCATTGaaaatcttttattaaatgttgaTCCAAATGAAGCTGAACCaacaataattgaaatttatatGAAAGTTTTATTACCACATATTGATACAATTATTAATGctgttaaatcaattttattacgtggtaataataataaaaaacaaaaacaagaacaaaaacaacaacaagaacaacaagataTTTCAAAAAGTGGTAGTAATTTTACAcaaccaaaattaaattcattaaatccaagtaaattatcaaaaagaCATTTAGCAATTTTATCAGAAGTTAGTAAATTTGCAAAATCAGCAGAACAAGCTAGtgaattattagaattattaattccatTCCTTAGATATAATAAATtgggtgatgatgatgatttagtTTTATCGATTTTAGTTATCTTTAAGAATATGTTATCAATTATAGAGAATCCAGATCACCACATTCCAACCTTGTCAACATTATTTGGTGTATTTAAAACTCGTCTCACTCGTACGACATTGGCAGAGATATTCTTAGTGTTGGGTGAAAAAGTGAGTTATATGTCATTGATTTCTCCATACTTGGAGAAACTAAATGCATACACAAAGAAGAGTGTGCATTTGGAAACCTATGATTACGATAAACGTTTGGAAGCTTATCAATACATTAACGATAATCTATTAGAGAAATTGGGTCATCGTGAATTGTTACCATTATTTATAAACTATGTCTACtttataaatgataaagattactcaattaaaaatagtgcAATCTCTGGTATCTCgagattaattaaatcaatctcaaagaaattaaatgaaaatggtgaagtgattaaatcaaatgatcaACAAAACACAATTGAAATCATTAATCACTTTAAAACCATTTTCATTCAATCAATGCGttcatcatttaatgataaagatGTTAGagatgaatttttaattctattcaATCAATTACTCATCGATTGGAAAGGTcataatcaattttatccAGATTTAAAACAACTCTTATtcattggtgatgatgaaaagAACTTTTTCTTAAATTATTGTCATATTCAAAAACATAGAAAAAGATTATCATTccttcaattaaaaaatatttgttcaattaataatcaagatgatgatggtaataataataatcaagacaattgtaaattttcaaatgaaacaaTTAATCATATTATTTTACCACTTTCAATTCAAGCTATTTTAGAAACATCAATAAAAGATCATGGTAGTGCTGTACTTGGTGAGGTTGTTAAATCTTTAGGTGTATTAGCAAAATCATTAGATTGGAAATGTTATTATCaagttttaaagaaattaattaaaacaatggATGAACATCcaaatagatttaaattctttgttAAATCAGTTTGTGAAGTAATTGATGAATTccatttctttattaatgaAACTGATGTTagaaatgaattattaactggttctgaaattaaagatgataaaattaataataaagatgaaaataataaagaacaagcagaagaagaagaagatgatgaagatgatgatgataatgaagaagatgaagaaatgggtgaagaagaaaaagaattaagagaaattgaaaatgatcaaaataatttagtaactgaatataatgaatttgatCAAGAAGAGAATGGTGTATTAAAAGTTTCAAAAACTAAAGCACAATCAATATTAAAGATTAGAAAGAAGAAAGTTATTGGTAGTACAATTGTAAAGACTAAAAATATTTCTGAAGAGATTTTCCAAGCGATTACAACGGTTTTAACACCACAATTAAAGAAACATCTTGTTGAAGTTAAAGTTGTAACAAGCTCAAAGATGGATACTGGTAGTGCAGCTCAAGCAGAGAAACAAAAGAATGAAGGTTTAGTTAATTTATCGATTGCATTGGCaatattaaaactttataaaCTTTTACCAGAGAAAACATCCTCTCAATTGTATCCAAATATCATTGGTAAACTTTGTATTGGTTTAAAGAGTAAGGAATACTCAGTTAGAGATACAACTAGATCAACACTTTTGCAAGTGATGGAAACATTAGGCTACAGATTCTTCCCATACATTCTTAAAGATTTaagaaatattttaaagaatggTTATCAAAAGCATATCCTTGCCTATACATTACATGCTCTATTGAATACACTTTCAAAGAGTATCGAAGTCGGTGTATTGGATAGTCAAATATCATTATTGATGGACATTATCATTGAAGATCTCTTTGGTGAACCATCGGTTCAACGTGAGATTAAACAAGTTCAAGATACTTATCCAGAGGCAAAAACTCAACGTTCTTTCGATTCTTTACGTATCATTGCAACCATCATTCATTTCAGTAATACAAATTTTATGATTAAACCTATAGAAGAGATCATTTCAGTTTCAAATTCACCAAAACTTTTACCAAATTTACAAGAGATGATTAAAAAGATTGGTAAAGGTCTTAGAGGTAATAAATCTTTAGATTTTAAGAATCTATCGATTTTAACCTATCAATTCATTACCAAAGGTTTAAGAGAGAAagaaatcaatcaattttcaaatagaAAAACAATTACTCTTGATACATCGATTGGTGTTGCTCATAAACCAACCTATGAAGAGACTTTCTCAATTCAAGCTGATCCATCTAAAAAGAAGAATTCTCGTATTCATCAACAAGAGACtcattcatttattttcGCTGAATTAGGTTTCTCTCTATTGATTCATGCAATCAAGAGTCAAAAATCAACTCAACTCGAACAATATCGTTCAATGATTGATCCATTCATCACTTATATCTCCAAATGTTTAGAACATAAACAACCACGTGTAGTTTATCTATCATTGAAATgtttattaaaagttttcAATATGGATTTACCAAGTGTAAAAGCAAATTCAAAACAATTGACAATTCAAGTACTAAAGAGACTTCAAATGGATTCTGGTAATGAAAAGATTTCAAATAGTTCCTATGAGATGGCAACTTGCTTCCTTCGTGATGAAAAACAAGAACATGTCAATGAAGAACAATTGAAAGCAATTCTATCGTTAACTCGTCAACATTTAACAAGTGGTGAACAAAATCTTAATCGTTCACTTACTATGCTTCATGTTTTAGTCAATAGAAAAGTCTTACTACCTGAAATCTACGATCTAATGGATTTCTGTTGTGCATTGATGATTCGTTCTCATCAACCATCGATTGCAACCATCATTagtaatattttcattgactttttattattctatCCAATGGGTGAAACTCgtttaaaacaacaaatcaCTTTTCTCATAAAGAATCTTTCCTATGAATATGACCATGGTAGACAAATAGTTTTGAAAACTCTAACTCAAATAGTTGAACGTTTCCCACAAGAAGTTTTGAATCAATATGCTCTAATTATCTACGTTCCATTGGTTGTACGTTTAACAAGTGATCCATCACCATCTTGTCGTGAAAATGTCgctcaattaattaaacaattgaTTAAAGGTGTCTCTGTTCAAATCGCTTCGAAAATCTATGATATGACAATGTGTTGGTTTGAAAATGGTTCAAAGAATCTTACAATGGCTAGAACCTCTGCTCAAATCATTGGTATTCAATCCGAATGCTCTTTGGCAAACTTTGAATCAAAACTTCCAACTATcgtttcaaaatcattaccATACATTGAACAATGTTTAACCTCACTTCGTGAAAAAGAACAATCATTCAATATCATTGATGAAATCTCTGATGATGCTCAAAATTCAACTCAATTACTACCAGGTTGGCAATTATCTTATTCAATCTTTACTTCAtttgaaaagattttaaCAAATTATCCAAACTTTTCAACTTCAACTCATTTATCTCAATTTTGGAAactttcaattgaattcttAAATTATCCACATATTTGGGTTAGAACTAGTTTAACtagattatttaatattttctttactcaacattcaattttaaatttagtacCAATTATTGATCaattatcaacaaataacaataataataataataataataataataagaaatcaaattcaatttcaccaatttataatattatatttaattcaaattcaatatttgaaattactaaaaaacattgttcaattttaaatagtaaattattaactGATGAACTTGGTTTaacaatcattaaaaatttaatttatctttcAATGTTATTCtataaatgtaaaaatattaaaccactatcaaatagtaatgatgatataactccaaatattttcattgaaaatattgataataataataatgatgatgaaatgaaTGTTGATAAtcatgaagaagaagaagaaaaagaacaagaagaacaacaagttgaaaatgatgatgatgatgatgaagaaaatgataatgaacaACCAatggaagaagaagaagaagagaaagaacaacaagttgaagaagatgatgaagatcaAATTCAAGAAACAACAAATGGAAAGGTTGAACAAGAATCGTCAATGTTATTATGGTTATTTAAGAGATTATCATATATGTCAACCAAAGCAGGTTATTTGAGaagaaaatatattttcagaTGGATTGCTGCAGTTTCAACTCAATTAACCGTTCAAGAGTTAATCCCATACCTTTCAATTCTATTGATTCCATTAATTAAATGTACTGATGAAAAGATTCGTGTCACTCCtcaagaaaagaaattagcTCAAGAAGTActtgatattttaaagaaaaagattggTCCAAGCAAATTTATGTCTGTCTATCAATCAATCGTTAAAGCAACTAATGAAATGAGAGAAAAGAGAAGAGCTGACAGAAAGATTGAAGCCATTGCCAATCCAAAGGAATTCTTACAAAAGAAACAAGAAAAGAGACAATTAACTAAAGAAAAGAAgagaaaatataaaagagaATCACTCAAAGAATTACTTGATGATAGAAAGAGAATTCGTGTGTCTCAACACTTAATTCATGGTGAAGatgattaa